One stretch of Corynebacterium imitans DNA includes these proteins:
- the cas3u gene encoding type I-U CRISPR-associated helicase/endonuclease Cas3: MTKLTLSNFDEFFAAMNNGHFPFSWQCELLEYIVRTGRWPDQIAAPTGAGKSSVVDVHIFANALFAAGEAPRVPRRLHTVVNRRGLVDNQYQRALEIQRALTQSTTDDGNHPDVVRKVADALRSLVPVGSNMPCTVSVLRGGLSSRSLPVSDLASCAVIASTPDMWGSRALFQGYGSTKYARPRETTLVTSDSVVVLDEAHLNRQLLITARRIREIQLAGADTGLPALQVVETTATPANQSEDLSVIGVDPNTLDESRDAALQRRLHATKQLKHVQTPKWNGRKANRGVVDGALEQIHAWLEEDNRVGPIGCIVNHVDTALKVANALKRKKVRYILLVGRLRPFDLQKLEEDYPGVLTPTGNKQVDVVVATQTLEVGVDVDFQYMVTELAPATAIQQRSGRVNRLGKYDTSELAILEPVAPPAANKEFAPYKGDDLNDAFQWLTAFENGTDVNPALLASNPAPPTTPSRLLYQRLEYRDVELLAKSAERRANPIELDFWLRDSLETEAPSAGVVLRKKLPQTQEATVELLEALPPRAEEVFPGSISTVRELAVKLQQDSEERRAATLLLVYRAGDIELLDEPNEIKPGDTLIVSDQLPFTTQGVLTIPAEDEQLPDEVPADGVTVYLPDEEDLDLDLFRAASSMTPAEFLEFWYDRFPGDAEAGMSIEVSASSIEDPRGDLAAWILRRDSQTLRTDAETVQEWSPRVDKNTPPPSLTQHQTDVAKRARIICDSLSVNPALADRVVTASLLHDEGKRDPRFQRMLGNLDLDQPWAKSRTRSRQEIQRAKAGSGLPVGWRHEQLSAAMAEDLRLQGDERVDELVVHIVGASHGRGRDLFPQVGEELLVGSATAQKLFTQGQWESQVRKLTREYGAYALAACEALERAADAQISGEGR; this comes from the coding sequence ATGACGAAGTTAACTCTGAGTAATTTCGACGAGTTTTTCGCCGCCATGAACAACGGACACTTTCCATTTTCGTGGCAGTGTGAGCTTCTCGAATACATTGTGCGTACCGGGCGATGGCCAGACCAAATCGCGGCCCCAACTGGTGCAGGGAAATCTTCAGTTGTCGACGTCCACATTTTCGCGAATGCCCTGTTTGCGGCAGGGGAAGCTCCGCGCGTCCCACGCAGATTACACACAGTGGTGAATCGTCGCGGCCTCGTGGACAACCAGTACCAACGTGCCCTCGAGATACAACGGGCATTGACACAAAGCACTACCGATGACGGTAACCACCCAGACGTAGTACGCAAGGTTGCAGACGCATTACGTAGCCTGGTACCCGTCGGCAGTAACATGCCGTGCACCGTGTCTGTATTACGCGGCGGGCTCAGCTCACGGTCACTGCCGGTAAGTGACCTTGCGAGCTGTGCTGTCATTGCCTCAACACCAGACATGTGGGGTTCACGCGCACTCTTCCAGGGGTATGGTTCGACGAAGTACGCTCGTCCCAGAGAAACTACTCTTGTCACGAGTGACTCGGTGGTTGTGCTTGACGAGGCACACTTGAACCGTCAACTGTTAATCACTGCACGCCGAATCAGGGAAATTCAGTTAGCTGGTGCAGACACTGGTCTCCCTGCGCTCCAAGTCGTCGAGACGACAGCAACTCCCGCAAACCAGTCTGAAGATTTGTCGGTGATCGGGGTAGACCCCAATACGCTCGACGAAAGCCGAGACGCCGCCCTGCAACGCAGGCTCCATGCGACGAAGCAGTTGAAACACGTCCAAACCCCCAAGTGGAATGGCAGGAAGGCAAACCGTGGCGTAGTGGACGGTGCACTTGAGCAGATTCACGCATGGCTGGAAGAAGACAATCGCGTCGGTCCGATTGGTTGCATCGTGAACCACGTAGATACGGCGCTCAAAGTAGCCAACGCGCTCAAGAGGAAGAAAGTACGGTATATCCTCCTCGTCGGCCGCTTGCGCCCATTTGACCTCCAAAAACTCGAAGAAGACTACCCGGGCGTGCTTACTCCTACTGGAAACAAGCAGGTTGACGTCGTTGTTGCAACGCAAACTCTTGAGGTTGGAGTAGACGTTGATTTCCAATACATGGTCACAGAACTAGCTCCAGCTACTGCAATTCAACAACGCAGCGGACGTGTCAACCGCCTCGGAAAATACGATACATCTGAGCTAGCAATTCTTGAGCCGGTTGCTCCACCTGCCGCAAATAAAGAATTCGCGCCATACAAAGGGGACGATCTCAACGATGCCTTTCAATGGCTTACGGCTTTCGAAAACGGCACTGACGTAAATCCTGCGCTGCTCGCTTCGAACCCGGCCCCTCCGACAACGCCCTCACGACTGCTCTATCAGCGTTTGGAGTACCGAGATGTAGAACTCCTCGCGAAATCAGCCGAGCGTCGCGCAAACCCGATCGAGCTTGATTTCTGGCTCCGAGACTCTCTAGAGACGGAAGCCCCTAGCGCTGGCGTAGTTCTGCGCAAAAAGCTCCCGCAAACGCAGGAAGCAACCGTAGAACTGCTAGAGGCCTTGCCGCCTCGAGCTGAAGAGGTTTTTCCGGGGTCGATATCTACCGTCAGAGAACTCGCCGTCAAGCTCCAGCAAGACAGCGAGGAACGCCGAGCGGCTACGTTACTGTTGGTGTATCGCGCAGGCGATATTGAGCTCCTTGACGAGCCGAATGAGATCAAGCCAGGCGATACACTCATCGTAAGCGATCAGCTACCGTTCACTACCCAGGGCGTGCTGACGATTCCAGCTGAGGACGAGCAACTGCCAGATGAAGTTCCAGCGGACGGAGTCACCGTTTACTTGCCCGATGAGGAAGACCTTGACCTCGATCTCTTCCGAGCAGCAAGCTCGATGACCCCAGCTGAGTTTCTGGAATTTTGGTACGACCGCTTTCCTGGTGACGCCGAAGCTGGCATGAGTATCGAAGTTTCTGCATCGTCGATCGAGGACCCGCGAGGCGACCTTGCCGCTTGGATTCTCCGCCGCGATTCACAGACGCTGCGCACTGATGCCGAGACTGTGCAGGAATGGTCACCTCGTGTGGACAAAAACACCCCACCGCCCTCCCTGACTCAACACCAGACTGACGTAGCTAAGCGGGCGCGGATTATCTGTGATTCCCTGAGTGTCAATCCAGCTCTTGCAGACCGGGTGGTTACAGCGAGCTTGCTTCACGACGAGGGCAAGCGCGATCCCCGCTTTCAGCGGATGCTGGGAAACCTCGATCTTGACCAACCATGGGCCAAGAGCCGTACCCGGAGCCGACAAGAGATCCAGCGAGCAAAAGCTGGAAGTGGTTTGCCTGTTGGGTGGCGGCATGAACAGCTCTCTGCAGCTATGGCTGAAGACCTTCGTCTCCAAGGAGACGAGCGCGTCGACGAGCTGGTTGTACACATTGTTGGCGCGAGCCACGGCCGCGGACGAGACTTATTCCCCCAAGTTGGTGAAGAACTCCTTGTTGGATCTGCAACCGCACAGAAGTTGTTCACACAGGGTCAGTGGGAAAGCCAAGTACGCAAGCTCACAAGGGAATACGGTGCCTACGCCCTGGCTGCTTGCGAAGCGCTCGAGCGCGCAGCGGACGCGCAGATTTCAGGAGAAGGACGATGA
- a CDS encoding CRISPR-associated endonuclease Cas4/Cas1 — protein sequence MTREEDFLPISLVLHTAFCERRAWLEANGESTLTYQMQAGDNAHEAVDTVAHSRTHRLTSYPLRSERLGIVGKADVVEVFEGNEVGLVEHKATPVRRKAQVTPANRLQLALQRECLRDAGFDVIEQSIYFTDHRRRVEVELTDDDSQVATDTIARTRAIVDSTHAPVPLLDDERCSRCSHFSICLPDEHHGGNARRRIHAADPDGQVLHLTMQGSRASIRKGRVVVEKSGERLADAPLARIHGVVVHGNIDLSSALHRNLLWDNVPVVWCSSTGRVYGFSKPADGPNGGARVQQHVLSSRGCLPIARGMVQAKIWNQATLLRRNGDAPDAIRYLQAEAERAATAADIPELFGIEGDAAAQYFHEFGSMLRPAQMETLGWQWKGRHGRGASDPLNILLNYCYGLLRAEVLRAILSCGLDPHAGFLHSSGRNKPALALDLMEEFRAPLADSVVLSLVNRREIKASDFTHVNGAARLRDQARRKVIAAFERRVQTSIRHPLFGYDATWRRVIEIQARMVLGVITGSQPSYEGVRVR from the coding sequence GTGACACGGGAAGAAGATTTCTTGCCGATTAGCCTCGTCCTCCATACTGCGTTTTGCGAGAGAAGGGCTTGGCTGGAGGCAAATGGCGAGTCAACGCTGACGTATCAGATGCAGGCCGGGGATAACGCTCACGAAGCGGTCGACACCGTAGCTCACTCACGCACACACCGTTTGACGTCTTATCCCTTGCGCTCGGAGCGTCTCGGCATCGTTGGAAAAGCTGACGTAGTCGAGGTATTCGAGGGCAATGAAGTGGGACTAGTCGAGCATAAGGCAACCCCGGTTCGGCGTAAGGCCCAGGTGACCCCAGCTAATCGTCTGCAACTTGCGCTGCAACGCGAGTGTTTGCGTGATGCAGGCTTTGATGTGATCGAGCAGTCGATATATTTCACCGATCACCGTCGGCGGGTCGAGGTGGAGCTTACTGACGACGACAGCCAAGTCGCCACCGATACGATCGCACGCACTCGAGCGATCGTTGATTCCACGCATGCGCCGGTTCCGCTTCTCGACGACGAACGGTGCTCCCGGTGCTCACATTTTTCTATTTGCCTACCTGATGAGCACCACGGCGGGAACGCGAGACGACGCATCCATGCTGCTGACCCCGATGGTCAGGTATTGCACCTCACCATGCAGGGGTCTCGCGCCAGTATTCGCAAAGGAAGGGTCGTCGTAGAAAAGTCCGGTGAGAGACTTGCAGATGCTCCACTCGCCCGGATTCATGGAGTTGTAGTCCATGGCAACATCGATCTTTCTAGCGCCTTGCACCGTAATCTCCTCTGGGACAACGTACCGGTCGTGTGGTGTTCTTCAACAGGACGAGTCTACGGATTCTCAAAGCCCGCCGACGGCCCCAATGGCGGAGCTCGCGTGCAGCAACATGTCCTGAGCAGTCGAGGTTGTCTACCGATTGCGCGTGGAATGGTCCAAGCGAAGATTTGGAATCAGGCCACTCTGCTGCGAAGGAACGGCGACGCACCTGACGCAATCAGATATCTGCAGGCCGAGGCAGAGCGCGCAGCAACGGCCGCAGATATACCAGAGCTGTTTGGGATCGAGGGAGATGCCGCTGCACAGTATTTTCATGAATTCGGGTCGATGTTGCGCCCAGCACAAATGGAAACTCTTGGTTGGCAGTGGAAAGGACGGCATGGTCGTGGTGCAAGCGATCCGCTCAATATCTTGCTGAATTACTGCTACGGCTTGCTCAGGGCCGAAGTACTCCGAGCAATCCTCAGCTGTGGTTTAGACCCGCACGCGGGGTTCTTGCATAGTAGCGGCCGTAACAAGCCCGCACTCGCACTGGATCTCATGGAGGAGTTTCGAGCCCCGCTGGCTGACTCGGTAGTGCTTTCTCTTGTGAATCGGCGCGAGATTAAGGCTAGCGACTTTACCCACGTCAACGGGGCTGCTCGCCTTCGCGACCAGGCAAGAAGAAAAGTGATTGCGGCCTTCGAACGTCGAGTGCAGACAAGCATTCGCCATCCCCTTTTTGGCTACGACGCGACATGGCGTCGGGTAATAGAAATCCAGGCCAGGATGGTGCTCGGCGTCATCACCGGCTCCCAACCATCCTACGAAGGCGTGAGGGTTCGATGA
- the cas2 gene encoding CRISPR-associated endonuclease Cas2, with protein MSRDDTRRTLICYDIINDRRRTRVADALSEFGDRVQYSVFVVDISPARLLQVKSRLSTIIEPGEDSILFCDLGRVAELSETKFGYLGKSREVTDNDALIL; from the coding sequence ATGAGTCGGGACGATACACGTCGAACGCTTATCTGTTACGACATCATCAATGATCGTCGACGCACACGCGTCGCTGATGCACTGTCAGAATTCGGAGACCGGGTGCAGTACAGCGTCTTTGTTGTGGATATCTCACCCGCCAGACTTCTACAAGTGAAGTCCCGCCTGAGCACGATTATCGAGCCAGGCGAAGATTCCATACTTTTCTGCGACCTAGGCCGAGTAGCAGAACTGAGCGAAACAAAGTTTGGGTATCTTGGAAAGTCGCGGGAGGTCACAGACAATGACGCACTGATTCTCTAG
- a CDS encoding nitroreductase family protein, with the protein MTDALAPKPEDLSIDAPPELRAQLTHRTIREFTDQPVTDETMETLYRVAMRTASSRGMQHASLIRVTDPKLRERLAEIGAQEYVGRAPVYLVFIVDSARNAAILREQGYDPAAAGKTKVFVEGFTDACLMAQNVVNAAERLGLGANYLGNIHNDTAAVIETLQLPRYTFPVVGLTLGWPGQNPQLKPRMAPEFRVMENGYQHRTSWSEALADYDKEMTTYYDLRNANSRVDSYINQVVKQLTPQRELEDESLQAARWQGFVI; encoded by the coding sequence ATGACTGATGCACTCGCGCCCAAGCCTGAAGACCTCTCGATAGACGCGCCGCCGGAGCTGCGCGCGCAGCTGACGCACCGCACGATCCGCGAGTTCACCGATCAGCCGGTGACCGACGAGACGATGGAGACGCTGTACCGCGTGGCGATGCGGACCGCGAGCTCGCGGGGGATGCAGCACGCGAGCCTTATTCGGGTGACGGATCCGAAGCTGCGGGAGCGGCTTGCCGAGATTGGTGCGCAGGAGTACGTGGGGCGGGCACCGGTGTACTTGGTGTTTATTGTGGACTCGGCAAGGAACGCCGCCATCCTGCGGGAACAGGGCTATGACCCGGCGGCTGCGGGCAAGACGAAGGTGTTCGTCGAAGGCTTTACCGACGCCTGCCTCATGGCCCAGAACGTCGTCAACGCTGCCGAGCGGCTTGGGCTCGGTGCGAACTACCTGGGCAACATCCACAACGACACGGCCGCGGTGATTGAGACGCTGCAGCTGCCGCGCTACACGTTCCCCGTTGTCGGTCTGACGCTCGGTTGGCCGGGGCAGAACCCGCAGCTCAAGCCTCGTATGGCGCCGGAGTTCCGCGTGATGGAGAACGGTTACCAGCACCGCACTAGCTGGTCCGAGGCGCTCGCCGACTACGACAAGGAAATGACCACCTACTACGACCTGCGCAACGCCAACAGCCGCGTGGACAGCTACATCAACCAGGTGGTCAAGCAGCTTACGCCGCAGCGCGAGCTCGAAGACGAATCGCTGCAGGCTGCTCGCTGGCAGGGCTTCGTCATCTAG
- a CDS encoding DUF488 family protein has translation MRIYTLGFSHKSAEEFFDILRDFGVRRVVDIRRSNTNQLAGFTKKDDLRYFLQVILGMPYTHELALAPSTDLMRAYRHDEIGFDEFSKQLREEYDAGEVSSLDRSLFNDAVLLCSEADPSTCHRLIAAEYLAEVWDDVEVVHL, from the coding sequence ATGCGGATCTATACGCTCGGGTTTTCGCACAAGAGCGCGGAGGAGTTCTTCGACATCCTGCGCGATTTCGGCGTGCGGCGGGTGGTGGATATTCGCCGCTCCAACACGAATCAGCTCGCCGGGTTTACCAAGAAGGACGACCTGCGCTACTTCCTGCAGGTCATTCTGGGCATGCCGTACACGCACGAGCTGGCTCTCGCGCCGTCGACGGATCTGATGCGCGCGTACCGGCATGACGAGATTGGCTTCGATGAGTTTTCGAAGCAGTTACGCGAAGAGTACGACGCTGGGGAGGTTTCGTCGCTGGATCGGTCGCTTTTTAACGACGCCGTGCTGCTTTGCTCCGAAGCAGATCCCTCCACCTGTCACCGGTTGATTGCCGCCGAGTACCTCGCCGAAGTTTGGGACGACGTGGAGGTCGTGCACCTTTAG
- a CDS encoding cupin domain-containing protein has protein sequence MSQPEDDLPVNRPEVFGAADSADSTDHATCIQTINAVAPRPDNARPGVKRLLQGDGANLIVFNFCPGQTLPDHKAAHPVTVQCLNGALEFECGGERFPLKPGEVVHLRAYVPHAVYCPDDALSEGNILLLSMLTGEQHS, from the coding sequence ATGTCTCAGCCCGAAGATGACCTACCCGTCAACCGCCCCGAAGTGTTTGGTGCTGCCGACTCGGCAGACTCAACCGACCACGCCACCTGCATCCAAACGATCAACGCTGTCGCCCCGCGGCCAGACAACGCGCGGCCTGGGGTCAAGCGCCTGCTGCAGGGTGACGGCGCGAACCTCATCGTCTTCAATTTCTGCCCCGGCCAGACGCTTCCGGACCACAAAGCGGCCCACCCGGTCACCGTGCAGTGCCTCAACGGCGCCCTGGAGTTCGAGTGCGGCGGCGAGCGTTTCCCGCTCAAGCCAGGCGAGGTCGTCCACCTGCGCGCCTACGTGCCGCACGCGGTCTACTGCCCGGATGATGCCCTGTCGGAGGGCAACATTTTGCTGCTCAGCATGCTCACCGGCGAACAGCACAGCTAA
- a CDS encoding TAXI family TRAP transporter solute-binding subunit, which yields MRIRSTVAAVAAAALLLTGCSDSGSDAGGDSSNSASSGESSVDFVTIATGGTSGPYYQIGAAMSQVLSDTLGADSSVQASGSSVENIQLLTDGRAEVAFAMGDATRQAIEGTGPFEGKEALKDLKAITALYPNFVQIVTTKSSGITSVEDLRGKRVGVGDQNSGVELNAQTILEAHGMSYDDIDQDYLSYADSIDQIKNGQTDAAFVTSGLPNSSVMDLVTTDDVVIVPIEGEGMEKLQEKYPFFESDAIPGGTYDEAEDVPTASITNQLLVSPSLDDDQVYEITKALFENLDQIQGAHNAAKQITLDSVEDGLATELHPGARRYFEEVGAL from the coding sequence ATGCGTATTCGTTCTACCGTCGCCGCTGTCGCAGCTGCTGCGCTTCTTCTCACCGGCTGCTCTGATTCTGGTTCGGACGCAGGCGGAGACTCCAGTAACTCAGCAAGTTCCGGCGAGTCCAGCGTGGACTTCGTCACCATCGCTACCGGCGGCACCTCTGGCCCCTACTACCAGATCGGCGCGGCCATGTCCCAGGTCTTGAGCGACACACTTGGCGCAGATTCTTCCGTGCAAGCATCGGGCTCGTCGGTAGAGAACATCCAGTTGCTGACTGATGGGCGAGCAGAGGTCGCCTTCGCCATGGGCGATGCAACCCGCCAGGCTATTGAGGGCACAGGCCCCTTCGAAGGCAAGGAGGCACTGAAGGATCTCAAGGCAATCACCGCGCTGTACCCGAACTTTGTGCAGATCGTCACCACGAAGAGCTCTGGCATTACATCCGTGGAGGATCTGCGCGGCAAGCGCGTGGGCGTCGGCGACCAGAACTCGGGCGTGGAGCTCAACGCCCAGACGATCCTGGAGGCACACGGCATGAGCTACGACGATATCGACCAGGACTACCTCTCCTACGCCGACTCGATCGACCAGATCAAGAACGGTCAGACGGACGCGGCTTTCGTGACTTCTGGTCTGCCGAATAGCTCTGTGATGGACCTGGTGACCACCGACGATGTGGTCATCGTGCCGATCGAGGGCGAAGGCATGGAGAAGCTGCAGGAAAAATACCCCTTCTTCGAAAGCGATGCGATCCCGGGCGGCACCTACGACGAGGCAGAGGATGTGCCGACCGCTTCGATCACCAACCAGCTTTTGGTCTCCCCGAGCCTGGATGATGACCAGGTCTACGAGATCACCAAGGCGCTCTTTGAAAACTTGGACCAGATCCAGGGGGCGCACAACGCCGCAAAGCAGATCACGCTCGATTCCGTCGAGGATGGCCTGGCCACCGAGCTGCACCCCGGCGCGCGCCGCTACTTCGAAGAGGTAGGCGCGCTCTAA
- a CDS encoding DUF1850 domain-containing protein, with protein MLVDAHVHRLCALALTLLLTLGLTSCGNTPELVVEDAESGAEFFHVDADEVDSISLAWIHSIEKTPWEEHYRVEDKHLVLTDVYLKSFGAGAPTDLEGLTRNEDGMVHTSSIDREIPRLQWVHSHETSHTLTITFLNGEPPLVLDDEIPHHTFATVYVR; from the coding sequence GTGCTTGTCGACGCCCACGTGCACCGGCTCTGCGCCCTCGCCCTCACCCTCCTGCTGACGCTTGGCCTTACAAGCTGCGGCAACACCCCGGAGCTGGTGGTGGAGGACGCGGAGTCCGGTGCCGAGTTCTTCCACGTTGATGCAGACGAGGTGGACTCCATTTCCCTGGCCTGGATTCACTCGATTGAAAAAACGCCGTGGGAAGAGCACTACCGCGTCGAAGACAAGCACCTTGTGCTTACCGACGTGTACCTCAAGTCTTTCGGCGCGGGCGCCCCAACCGATCTCGAGGGGCTCACCCGCAACGAGGACGGCATGGTGCACACCAGCAGCATCGATCGCGAGATTCCCCGGCTGCAGTGGGTCCACTCCCACGAAACGTCACACACCCTGACCATCACGTTTCTGAACGGAGAGCCACCGCTGGTTCTCGACGATGAAATCCCACATCACACCTTCGCCACCGTCTACGTGCGGTAG
- a CDS encoding TRAP transporter permease yields the protein MDSTNSVSRKVDLDTTGSGSNSTQLSDETSERDAQELLEKYDRESRLREFASPRTAWVITAFAVVVSLYHMYTAYFGTPPVLVHRAVHVAMILVLAFTLYPAYKGASRTKVPIYDIVLALAAIAPAVYIFLNFEDLVRRAGVPTQMDLVFGILLIVLVLEAARRITGWALPILGILFMAYALFGREMPGMLRHRGYTWENLTSFLYLTTEGIFSTAVGVAASYIFLFVLFGAVLQKSGMGQFFNDIALALAGQSRGGPAKVAVVASGFLGSINGAAVANVVTTGAFTIPMMKRVGYKPVFAGAVESSASVGGQILPPVMGAAAFIMAETLGMPYRDIAIAALVPALLYYLGVIAQVHLRATKEGLRGISKENLPAVKEVMKERGHLMLPLLFLIYMLFFTGRTIIFSALLTIIVTVVVAELRPATRMGVMEIVEALADGAKTAVSVSIACAAVGVIVGVVTLTGFGVTLANAIVTIGAGNLLLSLFLTMIACIILGMGLPSIPTYIITATMAAPALGQLGVEPLVAHLFVFYFGLFANITPPVALASFAAAGLSGADPVKTGFQSMRLALAGYIIPFIFVFNPAMLMQDVSLVEALQVTVTGVVGVLLLSVAVEGHLMVRVNPVLRVLFAGAALTMMAPDLSTDLIGIAVALVCIVIQSVLAKKEGLLSVKNI from the coding sequence ATGGACAGCACTAATTCGGTCTCCCGCAAAGTTGATCTCGACACGACCGGATCCGGCAGCAACTCAACGCAGCTGAGCGACGAAACGAGCGAGCGCGACGCGCAAGAATTGCTGGAAAAGTACGACCGCGAATCTCGCCTGCGCGAATTCGCGTCTCCGCGGACGGCTTGGGTCATCACAGCATTTGCCGTTGTCGTTTCGCTGTACCACATGTATACGGCCTACTTCGGTACGCCGCCGGTGCTGGTGCACCGTGCGGTGCACGTTGCGATGATCCTGGTGCTGGCGTTTACCTTGTATCCCGCATACAAGGGAGCCAGCCGGACAAAGGTGCCAATCTACGACATCGTGCTCGCACTCGCGGCGATCGCACCGGCAGTGTATATCTTCCTCAACTTTGAGGATCTAGTGCGCCGTGCCGGCGTGCCAACCCAGATGGACCTCGTCTTTGGCATCCTGCTGATCGTGCTGGTGCTCGAGGCGGCCAGACGCATCACGGGCTGGGCTCTGCCCATCTTGGGCATCCTGTTTATGGCGTACGCGCTCTTCGGACGCGAGATGCCAGGCATGCTGCGCCACCGCGGTTACACCTGGGAAAACCTGACCAGCTTCTTGTACCTGACTACTGAAGGTATCTTCAGTACCGCCGTCGGTGTTGCCGCGTCCTACATCTTCCTCTTCGTGCTCTTCGGCGCGGTGCTGCAGAAATCCGGAATGGGCCAGTTCTTCAACGACATTGCGCTTGCACTCGCCGGCCAGTCCCGTGGCGGCCCGGCCAAGGTGGCCGTGGTGGCCTCTGGTTTCCTGGGTTCCATCAATGGCGCGGCCGTGGCCAACGTGGTGACCACCGGTGCTTTCACCATCCCGATGATGAAGCGTGTGGGTTACAAGCCGGTCTTCGCCGGCGCCGTCGAATCCTCCGCTTCTGTTGGCGGCCAGATCCTGCCTCCCGTGATGGGCGCCGCTGCGTTCATCATGGCTGAGACCCTCGGCATGCCCTACCGCGATATCGCCATCGCCGCGCTCGTGCCTGCCTTGCTGTACTACCTCGGCGTGATTGCACAGGTGCACCTGCGCGCGACGAAAGAAGGGCTACGCGGCATCTCAAAGGAAAACCTGCCTGCGGTCAAGGAAGTCATGAAAGAACGCGGCCACCTCATGCTGCCGCTGCTGTTTTTGATCTACATGCTCTTCTTCACCGGCCGCACCATCATCTTCTCCGCGCTGCTGACCATCATCGTCACCGTAGTTGTCGCGGAGCTGCGCCCCGCAACCCGCATGGGCGTTATGGAGATCGTCGAAGCGCTTGCCGACGGCGCGAAGACCGCCGTGTCCGTCTCCATTGCCTGTGCCGCCGTCGGTGTCATCGTGGGCGTGGTGACCTTGACCGGCTTCGGTGTGACGTTGGCCAACGCGATTGTCACTATCGGCGCGGGCAACCTGCTGCTCTCGCTGTTCCTTACGATGATCGCCTGCATCATCCTGGGCATGGGCCTGCCGTCCATTCCGACCTACATCATCACGGCCACCATGGCTGCACCCGCGCTGGGCCAGCTCGGCGTGGAACCGCTGGTGGCGCACCTCTTCGTCTTCTACTTCGGCCTTTTTGCCAACATCACCCCACCGGTGGCCCTGGCTTCCTTCGCGGCGGCGGGGCTCTCCGGTGCCGATCCCGTCAAGACCGGCTTCCAATCCATGCGCCTCGCGCTGGCCGGCTACATCATTCCGTTCATCTTCGTTTTCAACCCGGCGATGCTGATGCAGGACGTCAGTCTCGTGGAAGCGTTGCAAGTGACGGTCACGGGCGTCGTCGGTGTCCTCTTGCTCTCTGTGGCAGTGGAGGGCCACCTGATGGTGCGCGTGAACCCCGTACTCCGCGTGCTGTTCGCGGGTGCGGCTTTGACCATGATGGCACCCGACCTGAGCACTGACTTGATCGGTATCGCCGTTGCATTGGTCTGCATCGTGATCCAGTCTGTGCTGGCAAAGAAGGAAGGACTCCTTTCCGTGAAGAACATCTAG
- a CDS encoding Wadjet anti-phage system protein JetD domain-containing protein yields MSASEVDALDYLRSHSSSECLRIEQERIVFDDAVELLRRV; encoded by the coding sequence CTGAGCGCGTCAGAAGTTGACGCCCTGGACTACCTGCGCAGCCACTCTTCCAGCGAGTGCCTGCGCATCGAGCAGGAACGCATCGTCTTCGACGACGCCGTCGAGCTGCTGCGGCGTGTGTAG
- a CDS encoding Fic family protein: MQRAIEVDSATTRMLLAMHSVLLQDSAPEIAGKLREQAVWIGGPDDHHPGGALFVPLHQEHVPALLEDLEAFVARRDVPALAQAAIAHAQLETIRPFADGNGRTGRALVHVLLKSRGLSANVSCLRAFWTRSPTTFWTGCLRAFWTFPVAERLNGFRYRKTPRAGCPRVP; the protein is encoded by the coding sequence ATGCAGCGCGCGATTGAGGTCGATTCAGCCACGACTAGGATGCTATTGGCAATGCACAGCGTGCTTCTGCAGGACTCCGCACCGGAGATCGCGGGGAAGTTGCGCGAGCAAGCAGTGTGGATCGGTGGCCCGGATGATCACCATCCGGGTGGTGCACTTTTTGTGCCGCTACACCAAGAGCATGTTCCAGCACTGTTGGAGGATTTGGAAGCCTTCGTGGCTCGCCGCGATGTCCCAGCGTTGGCGCAGGCGGCTATCGCGCACGCCCAGCTTGAAACGATCCGCCCCTTTGCAGACGGCAACGGGCGCACGGGGCGTGCGCTGGTACACGTGTTGCTGAAGTCGCGAGGGCTTAGCGCGAACGTGTCATGTCTAAGGGCTTTTTGGACAAGGAGTCCAACGACTTTTTGGACGGGATGTCTAAGGGCATTTTGGACATTCCCAGTAGCGGAAAGGCTGAATGGTTTTCGCTATAGAAAAACGCCGCGAGCTGGTTGCCCTCGAGTCCCCTAA
- a CDS encoding DUF262 domain-containing protein, which yields MQGARPIIQVFDGQHRELIIPVYQRNYDWQRKHCAQLFDDLEEIIREGREAHFFGAIVGGGTSFERLVIDGQ from the coding sequence ATGCAGGGCGCACGCCCGATCATCCAAGTGTTTGACGGCCAGCACCGCGAGCTCATCATTCCCGTATATCAGCGCAATTACGACTGGCAGCGGAAGCATTGCGCGCAGCTCTTCGATGACTTGGAGGAGATTATTCGTGAGGGGCGGGAGGCTCACTTCTTTGGTGCGATTGTGGGCGGCGGGACGTCGTTTGAGCGGTTAGTTATCGACGGCCAGTAG